One genomic region from Vigna radiata var. radiata cultivar VC1973A unplaced genomic scaffold, Vradiata_ver6 scaffold_276, whole genome shotgun sequence encodes:
- the LOC106754886 gene encoding transcription factor bHLH94 produces MALEAVVFPQDPFSYPCNKDYFYSLLQNNFQEAENKAFLGIITNNIDHTLHANWDSSSPSALQNIKDQWDSHSSPEPCTVDQSLPAAFPPPPPPSEPTPARRKRRRTKTTKNKEEIENQRMTHIAVERNRRKQMNEYLAVLRSLMPPSYVQRGDQASIIGGAINFVKELEQLLQCMKGQQRMKENGGGFSDSSSPFAEFFMFPQYSTRATQNGRGYPSTCEARSHSWAVADIEVTLVDGHANIKILSKKQPGLLLKMVVGLQTLAFTILHLNVTTVDDMVLTSVSVKVEEGCQMNTVEEIAGAVHELSRRIEEEGVLR; encoded by the exons ATGGCCCTAGAGGCCGTGGTTTTCCCGCAAGATCCTTTCAGTTACCCTTGCAACAAAGACTACTTCTACTCGCTTTTGCAAAACAATTTTCAAGAAGCAGAAAACAAAGCCTTTCTCGGCATCATCACCAACAACATAGACCACACTCTGCATGCAAATTGGgattcttcttctccttcagcTTTGCAAAATATCAAAGACCAATGGGACTCACACTCCTCCCCTGAACCCTGCACCGTCGATCAATCTCTCCCCGCCGCctttcctcctcctcctcctccctcCGAACCCACCCCCGCCCGCCGCAAACGCCGCCGCACCAAGACCACCAAGAACAAGGAGGAGATCGAGAATCAAAGAATGACCCACATTGCAGTTGAACGCAATCGAAGAAAACAGATGAACGAGTACCTCGCCGTTCTAAGATCCCTGATGCCACCCTCTTATGTCCAAAGG GGTGATCAAGCATCTATTATTGGTGGCGCCATCAACTTCGTGAAGGAGCTGGAGCAGCTTCTGCAGTGCATGAAGGGGCAGCAGAGAATGAAGGAAAATGGCGGTGGCTTCTCTGACTCATCATCACCCTTTGCGGAGTTCTTCATGTTCCCTCAGTACTCGACACGTGCGACACAGAACGGCAGAGGGTACCCTAGCACGTGCGAAGCACGGAGCCATTCATGGGCCGTGGCAGACATAGAAGTGACCCTTGTGGATGGCCATGCCAACATAAAGATACTCTCCAAGAAACAACCGGGTTTGCTTCTGAAGATGGTTGTTGGCCTTCAAACTCTCGCCTTCACGATTCTCCACCTTAACGTTACCACTGTCGACGATATGGTCCTCACCTCGGTTAGTGTTAAG GTAGAGGAAGGGTGTCAGATGAACACAGTGGAGGAAATAGCAGGTGCGGTGCATGAATTATCCCGCAGGATTGAGGAGGAAGGTGTTTTGAGGTGA